A single Deinococcus aerophilus DNA region contains:
- a CDS encoding YeeE/YedE family protein → MTEFLDVLRSPWPWYVAGPLIGLMVPLLLWLGNKGFGISANLRHACAILLPDPVKPNFFRYNWRAEKWNLVFAAGLLLGGLVAGGLLANPEPTQLSAAGVQSIQDLGVQVRPGLVPAELSDLSRPGVWLLLAVSGLLVGFGTRYGGGCTSGHAITGLSTLQLPSLVATVSFFVGGILSANFILPLFLAVIL, encoded by the coding sequence ATGACTGAATTTCTCGATGTTCTGCGTTCTCCCTGGCCCTGGTATGTCGCCGGTCCCCTGATCGGCCTGATGGTGCCGCTGCTGTTGTGGCTGGGCAACAAGGGGTTTGGCATCAGCGCCAACCTGCGCCACGCCTGCGCCATTCTGCTGCCGGATCCTGTGAAGCCCAACTTCTTCCGTTACAACTGGCGTGCCGAGAAGTGGAACCTGGTGTTCGCCGCCGGTCTGCTTCTGGGCGGTCTGGTGGCCGGCGGCCTGCTCGCCAACCCGGAGCCGACACAGCTCAGCGCGGCGGGCGTGCAGTCCATTCAGGACCTGGGCGTGCAGGTGCGGCCCGGCCTGGTGCCCGCTGAACTCAGCGACCTGTCCCGGCCCGGCGTGTGGCTGCTGCTGGCGGTCTCGGGGCTGCTCGTGGGCTTCGGAACCCGCTATGGGGGCGGCTGCACCAGCGGTCATGCCATCACGGGCCTGAGTACCCTGCAACTTCCCTCCCTGGTTGCCACCGTGTCCTTTTTTGTGGGCGGCATCCTCAGCGCGAATTTCATTCTTCCCCTGTTCCTGGCGGTAATCCTGTGA
- a CDS encoding YeeE/YedE family protein produces MSDIPGVHSEASTPRSATALPVYLLVGLYFGVVLVKSEAASWYRIQEMFRFESFHMFGVIGAAVVTGMITTALLRRSGVKSRDHQTIKVTDKARGWKRYVYGGLTFGVGWGLAGVCPGPILTLLGAGVWPMLIVLGFALLGTWLYGALQNRLPH; encoded by the coding sequence ATGTCCGACATTCCGGGCGTTCACTCGGAAGCGTCCACCCCCCGCTCCGCGACGGCCCTACCGGTCTACCTGCTCGTTGGGCTGTATTTCGGGGTCGTGCTCGTCAAGAGCGAGGCGGCGAGCTGGTACCGCATCCAGGAGATGTTCCGCTTCGAGTCGTTTCATATGTTCGGGGTGATCGGCGCGGCGGTCGTGACCGGGATGATCACCACCGCGCTGCTGCGCCGCAGCGGTGTCAAGAGCCGTGATCATCAGACCATCAAGGTGACCGATAAGGCCCGGGGCTGGAAGCGGTACGTGTACGGGGGCCTGACCTTCGGCGTGGGCTGGGGGCTGGCGGGCGTATGCCCCGGCCCGATTCTCACCCTGCTGGGGGCGGGCGTCTGGCCCATGCTGATTGTGCTGGGGTTTGCGCTGCTGGGCACCTGGCTGTACGGCGCCCTGCAGAACCGGCTGCCTCACTGA
- the cydB gene encoding cytochrome d ubiquinol oxidase subunit II, giving the protein MSADLPGTLASVWFFLIGLTFTIYFFLDGFTFGEGLLQPFLAKNEAQRRAMIGTVGPFWAANEVWIILGAGAIFAAFPLWYGTLLTALYPMFALILLALIGRGVAFEYRAEMDNPRWRIFWDVTAFVCNALPAFLWGMIMANMVRGLPIGAGGRYGGGVSETIDLFSVMGGLATLSLFVLHGATFLLLRLDPAGDLHRKARRAALTFGAFATVLVLGFVLLGFVGRELFNAFGLSEWLFPALAALNLGLIWLALTLRRDALAFAATGLTIVFSTATIFVSLFPNVMPSTLGAAYDLTVVNAASEPYTLRLLSWACGIFLPLIIAYQGWNFWVFRRRMQGRDHAEDGQMVYGQDGP; this is encoded by the coding sequence ATGAGCGCCGACCTGCCGGGCACGCTCGCCTCGGTATGGTTCTTCCTGATTGGGCTGACCTTCACCATCTACTTCTTTCTGGACGGTTTCACCTTCGGCGAGGGGCTGCTGCAGCCGTTTCTGGCGAAGAACGAGGCCCAGCGCCGCGCCATGATCGGCACGGTGGGGCCGTTCTGGGCGGCCAACGAGGTCTGGATCATCCTGGGGGCCGGAGCGATCTTCGCGGCCTTTCCGCTGTGGTACGGCACACTGCTGACCGCGCTGTACCCGATGTTCGCGCTGATCCTGCTCGCCCTGATCGGACGTGGGGTGGCCTTCGAATACCGCGCCGAGATGGACAATCCCCGCTGGCGCATCTTCTGGGACGTAACGGCCTTCGTGTGCAACGCGCTGCCCGCCTTTCTGTGGGGCATGATCATGGCAAACATGGTGCGGGGCCTGCCCATCGGTGCCGGTGGACGCTACGGCGGCGGCGTCAGCGAGACCATTGACCTGTTCAGCGTCATGGGCGGCCTAGCGACGCTGAGCCTGTTCGTGCTGCACGGCGCGACCTTCTTGCTGCTGCGGCTGGACCCGGCGGGCGACCTGCACCGCAAGGCCCGCCGCGCCGCCCTCACCTTCGGGGCGTTTGCCACGGTTCTGGTGCTGGGCTTCGTGCTGCTGGGCTTTGTGGGCCGGGAACTGTTCAATGCCTTTGGCCTCAGCGAGTGGCTGTTTCCGGCGCTGGCCGCCCTGAACCTGGGCCTGATCTGGTTGGCCCTGACGCTCAGGCGCGACGCGCTGGCCTTCGCTGCCACCGGCCTGACCATCGTGTTCTCCACCGCCACCATCTTCGTCAGCCTGTTTCCCAACGTGATGCCCAGCACCCTGGGCGCGGCCTATGACCTGACGGTGGTCAACGCCGCCTCTGAGCCGTATACGCTGCGGCTGCTGAGCTGGGCCTGCGGCATCTTCCTGCCACTGATCATCGCCTACCAGGGCTGGAACTTCTGGGTCTTCCGCCGCCGGATGCAGGGCAGGGACCACGCCGAGGACGGCCAGATGGTGTACGGCCAGGACGGACCCTAG
- a CDS encoding cytochrome ubiquinol oxidase subunit I: MNEIFGLSTLDLSRFQFATTSIFHYFFVPFTVGFALIIAILQTMAYRSGDLRLENLTRFFGHLFFINFAVGVVTGIVQEFQFGMNWQGFSNFVGNIFGVPLALEVLMAFFLESTFLGLWWFGKDRIPAWASLASIWIVAVGTAISAFWIIIANAWMQNPVGFELQGGRAVLTDFSAVVFNPKGLQWFSHIFTGGLTVAAFFVLAVSAYHLRRRHNPGAFRTSFKVALLVASVGSLGVLASGHVQGQTAIQDQPMKYAAFSALWDTPKGVGMPESLVALPSNALRENRFEISLPYLGSFLAFNNFTEKARGINELQAEYEARYGPGNYIPWVWPVYWAFRVMIGLGVIMLLVSLIYVFRWRQGKLDDPGRLYPVLLVMPLVPHLANFSGWITTEMGRQPWIVQGLLRTQDAVSPLNPLWVFVSLTAFWVVYLTLIGLDIFLLTRTARAGMHEPEVEAPSLPSPHYLSEGARP; this comes from the coding sequence ATGAACGAGATTTTTGGCCTGTCCACCCTGGATCTGTCGCGCTTTCAGTTCGCCACCACCAGCATCTTTCATTACTTCTTCGTGCCCTTCACGGTGGGGTTCGCGCTGATCATCGCCATCCTCCAGACCATGGCCTACCGCTCGGGCGACCTCCGGCTGGAGAACCTGACCCGCTTTTTCGGCCACCTGTTCTTTATCAATTTCGCCGTGGGTGTGGTTACCGGCATCGTGCAGGAATTCCAGTTCGGCATGAACTGGCAGGGCTTTTCCAACTTCGTGGGCAACATCTTCGGCGTGCCGCTGGCGCTGGAAGTGCTGATGGCCTTCTTTCTGGAAAGCACCTTTCTGGGGCTATGGTGGTTCGGCAAGGACCGGATTCCCGCTTGGGCGTCCCTGGCAAGCATCTGGATCGTGGCGGTCGGCACGGCCATCAGCGCCTTCTGGATCATCATCGCCAACGCGTGGATGCAAAACCCCGTGGGCTTCGAGCTTCAGGGGGGCCGCGCCGTGCTCACCGATTTTTCGGCGGTGGTCTTCAATCCCAAGGGGCTGCAGTGGTTCTCGCACATCTTCACCGGCGGCCTGACGGTGGCGGCCTTCTTCGTGCTCGCGGTCAGCGCCTACCACCTGCGGCGCAGGCACAACCCCGGGGCCTTCCGCACCAGTTTCAAGGTCGCCCTGCTCGTCGCCTCGGTGGGGTCGCTGGGCGTGCTGGCCTCCGGGCACGTGCAGGGGCAAACCGCCATTCAGGACCAGCCCATGAAGTACGCCGCCTTCAGCGCCCTGTGGGATACCCCGAAGGGCGTGGGCATGCCCGAGAGTCTGGTGGCCCTGCCCAGCAACGCCCTGCGCGAGAACCGCTTTGAGATCAGCCTGCCGTATCTGGGCTCGTTTCTGGCCTTCAACAACTTCACGGAAAAGGCCAGAGGCATCAACGAGTTGCAGGCCGAGTACGAGGCCCGCTACGGCCCTGGCAACTACATTCCCTGGGTCTGGCCGGTGTACTGGGCCTTCCGGGTAATGATCGGGCTGGGAGTGATCATGCTGCTCGTCAGTCTGATTTACGTCTTTCGCTGGCGACAGGGCAAGCTGGATGATCCGGGCCGGCTGTATCCGGTGCTGCTCGTCATGCCGCTCGTGCCGCATCTGGCGAATTTCAGCGGCTGGATCACCACCGAGATGGGCCGTCAGCCGTGGATCGTGCAGGGCCTGCTGCGCACCCAGGACGCGGTCAGCCCCCTGAATCCGCTGTGGGTGTTCGTGTCGCTCACCGCCTTCTGGGTGGTGTACCTCACCCTGATCGGCCTGGACATCTTTCTGCTCACCCGCACGGCCCGCGCCGGCATGCACGAGCCGGAAGTGGAGGCCCCCTCGCTGCCGTCGCCGCACTACCTGTCGGAAGGAGCGCGGCCATGA
- the cydC gene encoding thiol reductant ABC exporter subunit CydC → MRALNLPTVLGVLAACAGVGLAATSGVLISRAALRPADFLSLTLLVTAVRALGLGRAGLRYAERLTGHAAALKAGEGLRLRLFDTVSRFGRDLLAFERGGDLLSRAGPDVDAAQFRFLRVILPLAALAGVLTVLLAGLVGLDPGLALLAVGPLGLAAGAVWAVRPRVARLAREEVTLSREHAARLLDALAGGGDNAATHHAPELARLSERLAGVALRLGRVNAGLALAQEAAFALAVTGVLWRGAALVGAGELSGVWLAGVVLAAAAAFDAAAPLSAVPAADAVAGAAGQRRLALEALAPAVTSPDTPATVPTGPLHLRLENVTVRRAGRTVLDSLNLDLRAGETLAISGPSGGGKTTLARLLSRDLDPDGGRVTLNGADLRTLDLAGLRARLSLHEQDAPLLDGTLRENLHLGDHRASDERLRAVLDGLGLGHLDLNAWVGEGGTRLSGGERARVSVARALLRPAEMLLLDEPTAHLDPETEQRVLAFIAREWSGRGLLIVTHRTAPLGLAQRHLILRAGQLVPAPECPAQTPPTRRQAI, encoded by the coding sequence GTGAGGGCCCTGAATCTGCCCACCGTGCTGGGCGTGCTGGCCGCATGTGCGGGCGTCGGGCTGGCCGCGACCTCGGGCGTGCTGATCTCGCGCGCCGCGCTGCGTCCGGCCGATTTCCTGAGCCTCACGCTGCTCGTCACGGCGGTGCGGGCGCTGGGCCTGGGCCGGGCGGGCCTGCGCTACGCCGAGCGCCTGACCGGCCACGCGGCGGCCCTGAAAGCCGGCGAAGGACTGCGGCTGCGCCTGTTCGATACCGTCTCGCGCTTCGGGCGCGACCTGCTCGCCTTCGAGCGCGGCGGCGACCTGCTGTCGCGTGCGGGACCCGATGTGGACGCTGCCCAGTTCCGGTTCCTGCGCGTGATCCTGCCGCTCGCCGCCCTGGCGGGGGTGCTCACGGTGCTGCTCGCCGGGCTGGTAGGTCTGGATCCGGGCCTGGCGCTGCTCGCAGTGGGGCCGCTGGGGCTCGCGGCCGGAGCGGTCTGGGCGGTGCGTCCCCGGGTGGCCCGGCTGGCGCGTGAGGAGGTCACCCTGTCACGCGAGCACGCCGCCCGCCTGCTGGACGCTCTGGCCGGGGGCGGCGACAACGCGGCCACCCACCACGCGCCCGAACTCGCCCGGCTCTCGGAACGGCTGGCCGGGGTGGCCCTCCGCCTGGGCCGGGTGAATGCCGGGCTGGCGCTGGCCCAGGAAGCGGCCTTCGCCCTCGCCGTCACGGGGGTGCTGTGGCGTGGGGCCGCGCTGGTGGGGGCGGGCGAGCTGAGTGGGGTGTGGCTCGCCGGCGTCGTGCTGGCCGCCGCCGCCGCCTTCGACGCCGCCGCGCCGCTCTCGGCCGTGCCCGCCGCTGACGCCGTGGCGGGGGCCGCCGGGCAGCGCCGCCTCGCGTTGGAGGCCCTGGCTCCAGCCGTGACCTCGCCCGACACCCCGGCGACCGTGCCCACCGGTCCCCTGCACCTGCGGCTGGAGAACGTCACGGTGCGCCGGGCGGGGCGCACCGTGCTGGACAGCCTGAACCTCGATCTGCGGGCGGGCGAGACGCTGGCGATCTCTGGCCCCAGCGGCGGCGGCAAGACCACCCTGGCGCGGCTGCTGTCCCGCGACCTCGATCCGGACGGGGGCCGCGTGACGCTGAACGGAGCCGATCTGCGCACCCTCGACCTCGCCGGGCTGCGTGCCCGCCTGAGCCTGCACGAGCAGGACGCCCCCCTGCTGGACGGTACCCTGCGCGAGAACCTGCACCTGGGCGACCATCGGGCCAGCGATGAACGCCTGCGCGCCGTGCTGGACGGGCTGGGCCTGGGCCACCTGGACCTCAACGCCTGGGTGGGCGAGGGCGGTACCCGGCTGAGCGGCGGCGAACGGGCACGGGTCAGCGTGGCGCGCGCGCTGCTGCGGCCCGCCGAGATGCTGCTGCTGGACGAACCCACCGCCCACCTCGACCCGGAAACCGAGCAGCGGGTGCTCGCCTTCATCGCCCGGGAATGGTCCGGGCGTGGTCTGCTGATCGTGACCCACCGCACGGCTCCGCTCGGGCTGGCCCAGCGGCACCTGATCCTGCGGGCCGGTCAGCTTGTGCCCGCGCCTGAATGCCCCGCTCAGACGCCCCCCACCCGGAGGCAAGCGATATGA
- a CDS encoding ATP-binding cassette domain-containing protein gives MAFQTRVQRVGIQRAPPTRPALRELAVSAGVRRRLLLSAAFSTLGLLCTALAFVQIAGAIAASLLGGSLPAPDTLALIAALLAGRALGRTGREWTGQALAAQEVRVWRGRLTSRALALGPVALSGRRGADLAALDAELSPHLTPYYARYLPGALHAALAFVVVLAFTFRLDPATAGLLLLTGPLTVGFLALVGLATGTATERQWVAHTRLSARLLTVTRHLPTLHAFGAVAAYREVLAQSAARQRATTLGVLKVAFLSGFVMDFAATLATALVAVWTGVRLFGGEAALAPTLAALMLVPEFFGPLRQLGADRHAALDAEPLAGRLCDLMAAPVAPSGTAQVGPSVPHLQLVSARAELTRPTAALTLDLPPGTHAALRGPSGSGKTTLLHALRKHVPYAGTVQVDGTPLDALEAAGWQARVAFVPQYPRLIAASVTENLKLWNPDATEAEVRRAAQAVGLAEVLDALSAGWNTPLGEGGVQLSGGETARLALARALLSGACLILLDEVTAHLDAGSEAEVLAAVGSAFADRTVVLATHRRAPAEWLDVALQPAHAGAAA, from the coding sequence ATGGCATTCCAGACGCGGGTTCAGCGGGTCGGGATTCAGCGGGCGCCGCCCACGCGCCCGGCGCTGCGGGAGCTGGCAGTTTCTGCGGGGGTACGCCGCCGGTTGCTGCTCAGCGCCGCCTTCAGCACGCTGGGTCTGCTCTGCACGGCGCTGGCCTTCGTACAGATCGCCGGGGCCATCGCAGCGTCCCTGCTGGGCGGCTCCCTTCCGGCGCCGGACACCCTGGCCCTGATCGCGGCGCTGCTCGCGGGCCGCGCCCTGGGACGAACGGGCCGTGAGTGGACCGGACAGGCGCTGGCCGCGCAGGAGGTGCGGGTGTGGCGCGGGCGACTGACCTCCCGGGCCCTCGCGCTGGGACCGGTGGCGCTCTCGGGCCGGCGCGGCGCCGATCTGGCCGCACTGGACGCCGAGCTAAGCCCGCACCTGACCCCATACTATGCCCGCTACCTGCCGGGCGCGCTGCACGCGGCGCTCGCGTTCGTGGTGGTGCTGGCCTTCACCTTCCGGCTGGACCCGGCCACGGCTGGCCTGCTGCTGCTGACCGGGCCGCTCACGGTGGGCTTCCTGGCCCTCGTGGGGCTGGCGACCGGGACAGCCACCGAGCGGCAGTGGGTCGCCCATACCCGCCTCTCGGCACGGCTGCTGACCGTGACCCGGCATCTGCCCACCCTGCATGCCTTCGGAGCGGTGGCGGCGTACCGGGAGGTGCTGGCGCAGTCCGCGGCCCGGCAGCGTGCCACCACCCTGGGCGTCCTGAAGGTGGCGTTTCTCAGCGGCTTCGTGATGGACTTTGCGGCCACCCTGGCCACCGCGCTGGTCGCCGTATGGACCGGCGTGCGGCTGTTCGGCGGAGAGGCGGCGCTGGCTCCCACGCTCGCGGCGCTGATGCTGGTGCCCGAGTTCTTCGGACCGCTGCGGCAACTGGGCGCCGACCGGCACGCAGCGCTGGACGCCGAACCGCTTGCAGGACGACTGTGTGACCTGATGGCCGCCCCGGTCGCGCCGTCGGGGACCGCGCAGGTCGGACCGTCCGTTCCCCATCTTCAGCTGGTGTCGGCCCGCGCCGAACTGACCCGCCCCACCGCGGCGCTGACCCTGGACCTTCCCCCCGGAACCCACGCCGCCCTGCGCGGCCCCAGCGGCAGCGGCAAGACCACCCTGCTGCACGCCCTGCGCAAGCATGTGCCGTATGCCGGCACGGTGCAGGTGGACGGCACGCCGCTCGACGCCCTGGAGGCCGCCGGCTGGCAGGCCCGGGTGGCCTTTGTGCCGCAGTATCCGCGCCTGATCGCGGCCAGCGTGACTGAGAACCTGAAGCTGTGGAACCCGGACGCCACCGAGGCCGAGGTCCGCCGCGCGGCCCAGGCCGTCGGGCTGGCCGAGGTGCTGGACGCCCTGTCTGCCGGCTGGAACACCCCGCTGGGCGAGGGAGGCGTGCAGCTCTCGGGCGGCGAGACGGCCCGGCTGGCCCTGGCCCGCGCGCTGCTCTCGGGGGCCTGCCTGATTCTGCTGGACGAGGTGACCGCCCACCTCGACGCCGGCAGCGAGGCGGAGGTGCTGGCGGCGGTCGGATCGGCCTTCGCGGACCGCACCGTGGTGCTGGCCACCCACCGCCGCGCTCCGGCGGAGTGGCTGGACGTGGCCCTGCAGCCCGCGCATGCGGGGGCCGCCGCGTGA